Part of the Nitrosophilus alvini genome, AGTCACTCTTCTGTGGAGAGGTTTATCCTGCCTGACGGATTTATAACTACGGACTTTATGCTTCACAGACTAAACAATGTTTTGGCAAATCTTGTTGTGTATCCCGAAAATATGATGAAAAACCTAAACCTTACAGGCGGGCTTGTGTTTTCACAAAGGGTCCTTCTGGAACTTCCCAAAAAGGGTGTCAGCCGTGAAGATGCGTACAAAATAGTACAGAGAAACGCTATGAAAGTATGGGAAGAGATACAAAAAGGGCATGCTCCGCTGAATGAGAAAGGAGAGAGCCTCTTTTTGCAATATCTATTGAATGATAAAGAGCTCAGAGAAAAGATGAGCGAAGAAGAGATAAGGGAGTGTTTCGACTACAGCTACTATACAAAAAATGTAGACAGGATTTTTGACAGAGTATTTAAGTAAGGGGTGAAGTTGTGAAACAGTTCGGCGCTTTTTGCCGTTTCACTGTTTCGCACTTCAATTTATAGCAGAAGGGGACAAACAGATATGCTGACAGTTATTAAAAGAAACGGAAGAATTGAGCCGCTTGATATCTCAAAAATTCAAAAATACACATATGCTGCCGTAAAAGGACTCGAAGGTGTAAGTCAAAGCGAGCTTGAAGTTGATGCAAAAATACAGTTCAGAGACCAGATAACTACCGAAGAGATTCAGCAGACACTTATAAGAACTGCAGTTGATAAAATAGATGTGGATAGACCAAACTGGACATTTGTTGCTGCAAGGCTCTTTTTATATGATCTATATCATAAAGTAAGCGGTTTTACAGGATATCCGCATTTGAGAGATTATTTCGAAAAAGGGGAAAAAGAGGGGCGTATAGTGCCGGGGCTAAAAGATAAGTATGATCTGGATGATCTCAATGAGTATATAAAGCCCGAGCGTGACCTGCAGTTTACATATCTTGGAATTAAGACGCTTTATGACAGATATCTTTTAAAAGATAGGGAAAACAGACCTATTGAGCTTCCTCAGCATATGTTTATGGCAGTTGCGATGTTTCTGGCCCAAAATGAGCTAGATTCCCAGACATGGGCAAAGAAATTTTATGACATTTTGTCCAAATTTGAAGTTATGGCGGCAACTCCCACTCTTTCAAACGCAAGAACTCCGAGGCATCAGCTGAGTTCTTGCTACATAGGGTCCACCCCGGATAATATAGAAGGCATATTTGACAGTTACAAAGAGATGGCTCTTCTGTCTAAATATGGCGGAGGTATAGGATGGGACTGGACAAAAGTAAGAGGAATGGGAAGTTTTATAGACGGACATAAAAATGCCGCAGGCGGAATTGTTCCTTTCTTGAAAATTGCCAATGATATAGCAATAGCGGTGGACCAATTGGGAACCAGAAAAGGAGCCATTGCCGTATATATAGAACCGTGGCATGTAGATGTGCTTGATTTTCTTGATCTGAAAAAAAACAGCGGCGAAGAGAGAAGAAGGGCGCATGACCTTTTCCCTGCAATGTGGATAAACGATCTTTTTATGAAAAGAGTAGAAGAGGACGGCATCTGGACACTTTTTGACCCTTATGAGACGCAGGATCTAACAGAGCTTTGGGGAGAAGAGTTTGAAAAAAGATATATAGAGTATGAAAAAGACGACTCTATTTTAAAAGAGAAAATAAGAGCAAAAGAGCTCTGGAAAAAGATACTGCTCAGCTATTTTGAGACAGGAAGTCCGTTTCTCTGTTTCAAAGACAGTGCAAACAGATGTAACCCGAACGATCACTTCGGAATAATAAGAAGCTCAAATCTCTGTACGGAGATATTTCAAAATACAGAGCCAAACTATTATAAGATAAAGATAAAGTTTGAAGACGGGAGCATAGAGTATTACGATGAAGACGAAAATATAGAAGTTGACGGCAAAATAGTAAAAAAAGCCAAAAAGGTCACGGCTCTTGACAGCATAGGAGGCAAAAAAGTCTTTATCGTCGAAAAAGAGAAAGTGGACGGAATGACAGCTGTCTGCAACCTTGCAAGTATAAACCTCAGCAAAATAAACACCCGCGAAGATATTGAAAGAGTTGTTCCTGTTGCGATAAGAATGCTCGATAATGTAATAGATCTCAACTTTTATCCTCTTGAGAAAGTAAAGCTGACAAATCTGAAGACAAGAGCGATAGGCCTGGGTGTTATGGGCGAAGCGCAGATGCTCGCAGAGCATAAGATAGAGTGGGGAAGTGAAGAGCACCTTTATAAAATAGATGAGATAATGGAAGCCATAAGCTACAATGCGATAAAAGCGTCTTCAAATCTTGCACTTGAAAAAGGAAAATATCCCGAATTCGAAGGTTCAAAATGGAGCAGGGGAATTTTGCCTATCGATACGGCCAATGCCGAAGCAAAAAAGCTTGTGGACAGGGGAGGGCTTTTCGGTTATATGTATGATTGGAACGCACTGAGAGAAAAGGTAAAAAAAGATGGTATGAGAAACGGCTATCTTATGGCAGTAGCGCCCACCAGTTCCATCTCTATTTTGACCGGAACCACGCAGACGATTGAGCCGGTATATAAAAGAAAATGGTTTGAAGAGAACCTCTCGGGGCTTATTCCCGTTGTCGTTCCAAATCTGTCACCGGATACCTGGCAGTATTATACGCCTGCGTACGATCTTGATCAAAGAATTATTATAAAAGCAGCCGCTGTCAGACAGAAATGGATAGATCAGGGTCAGAGTGTAAATATATTCATCAGACTAGATAAAGCGAGCGGAAAATATCTGCATGAGATATATACGCTTGCCTGGAAACTGGGGCTAAAATCAACATATTATCTAAGAAGTCAGTCTCCCGAAGTGGCAGCAGATGTTGCCGACAGAAGTATGGAGTGTATGGGCTGTCAATGAGAGATGGCTCCGCACTCTGTGTACGGGAAAATTTTCGGTCTGGTATCTTGAAGCAGCAGTACAGGCTCGCTGAAAGGTGCCAGTTTTCCAAGAAAATTGAGTAAAGAGAGTGTGGGTGTGGCATAGAAAAACTTGAGTCTATGGTCGAACTGCCACAGCTGATCGGCATATATCATCACTATATGGGGTATATCTCCAATACCGTCTCCATCTTTGTCAAACCCTTCGTATCTATCCCAGTAGTTTAATAAAATCTCGTTCTCTTTTTTGCTTTTTCCTTTTACATTTATCACCACATCGTCCAGATTGCCCTCTATGTTGTTATACTTTATGACGTTGTTTTTTATGACGGCGTGAAAATGAAAAGCTTCGTTGTTAAATGCAATCCTGTTGTGCATTATCCAGCGCTGCATACCCTTTTCAGCTGCGGAGCTGTCTATGTATATGGCCTGGACGGAGCCTGTTATGGTGTTGTTTAAAATTTTCAGTTTTTTCCCTTTTCCGAGTACGATTCCGGCACTGCTGTCGCCATATGTCTTGGCATAGAAGTTGTTTTTTATAAGGATGTTTTTTGAACCCATGCAGACTGTCCCATAGAGGTTGTGGCCAAAATGGTTGTCTGTAATGTTTGTATCTTTGCAATGGTCGAGATATAACCCATAACGTGAATAGGTGACACTATTTTTTTGGAAAATATTTCTATGCGATACGATAGCGCTAAGATCTCTGACATATTCGATTTTGTTGTGTATGATTTTGTTGTTGTGCGCATTCCAGAGCCTTATGCCGTC contains:
- a CDS encoding ribonucleoside-diphosphate reductase subunit alpha, with protein sequence MLTVIKRNGRIEPLDISKIQKYTYAAVKGLEGVSQSELEVDAKIQFRDQITTEEIQQTLIRTAVDKIDVDRPNWTFVAARLFLYDLYHKVSGFTGYPHLRDYFEKGEKEGRIVPGLKDKYDLDDLNEYIKPERDLQFTYLGIKTLYDRYLLKDRENRPIELPQHMFMAVAMFLAQNELDSQTWAKKFYDILSKFEVMAATPTLSNARTPRHQLSSCYIGSTPDNIEGIFDSYKEMALLSKYGGGIGWDWTKVRGMGSFIDGHKNAAGGIVPFLKIANDIAIAVDQLGTRKGAIAVYIEPWHVDVLDFLDLKKNSGEERRRAHDLFPAMWINDLFMKRVEEDGIWTLFDPYETQDLTELWGEEFEKRYIEYEKDDSILKEKIRAKELWKKILLSYFETGSPFLCFKDSANRCNPNDHFGIIRSSNLCTEIFQNTEPNYYKIKIKFEDGSIEYYDEDENIEVDGKIVKKAKKVTALDSIGGKKVFIVEKEKVDGMTAVCNLASINLSKINTREDIERVVPVAIRMLDNVIDLNFYPLEKVKLTNLKTRAIGLGVMGEAQMLAEHKIEWGSEEHLYKIDEIMEAISYNAIKASSNLALEKGKYPEFEGSKWSRGILPIDTANAEAKKLVDRGGLFGYMYDWNALREKVKKDGMRNGYLMAVAPTSSISILTGTTQTIEPVYKRKWFEENLSGLIPVVVPNLSPDTWQYYTPAYDLDQRIIIKAAAVRQKWIDQGQSVNIFIRLDKASGKYLHEIYTLAWKLGLKSTYYLRSQSPEVAADVADRSMECMGCQ
- the nosD gene encoding nitrous oxide reductase family maturation protein NosD, encoding MKSIIALLLFFTFPLFSQTLQKVIESVNPGAKITLPKGVFKGPILIDKPLILEGSGFDKTVIEGDGKGSVITVTSPYVTIKDLTVRGSGSRRDRLNSAIKIEKGDKCTIENCKIYDSLFGITLTLSNNCLIKGNLITSNEDSIPNRGDGIRLWNAHNNKIIHNKIEYVRDLSAIVSHRNIFQKNSVTYSRYGLYLDHCKDTNITDNHFGHNLYGTVCMGSKNILIKNNFYAKTYGDSSAGIVLGKGKKLKILNNTITGSVQAIYIDSSAAEKGMQRWIMHNRIAFNNEAFHFHAVIKNNVIKYNNIEGNLDDVVINVKGKSKKENEILLNYWDRYEGFDKDGDGIGDIPHIVMIYADQLWQFDHRLKFFYATPTLSLLNFLGKLAPFSEPVLLLQDTRPKIFPYTECGAISH